The Bacillus sp. Y1 genome includes the window CTCCAATGACAAAGGCAATTTTACTTTTTCCATATGTAGCTAACTTATCAATCATTTCCGCCAGTTCTTCTGACGATCGTTGCTTTCCTTCAATGGCTAGGGCAATGACATATGTATCTGGAGAAATTTTTGCTAACAGCCGCTCTCCCTCTTTATTCTTTACCTGTTCCATTTCTATTTCACTTAATTGCTCTGGAGCTTTTTCATCTGGGAGCTCAACCACTTCGACCTTCGCATAAGCCGTTAGTCTTTTCAAATATTCATCGATACCTTGCTTTAAGTATTTTTCTTTAAGTTTGCCAATTGTTAATAATGAGATATTCACACTTCATCCTCACTTTACGAACAAGATATCCACAGAAGTTATCCACATGTCCACATTTTCCATCCACATATTGTATAGGATCATTTGTTCCCTACCATATATATAGCATCATTTCGACAATATTCACAGGTTGTTGATAACTCATTTCCCTCAACTTTTAATAAGGTTGGAAATGT containing:
- a CDS encoding CxxH/CxxC protein: MIYCCEEHVDLAIDTVVDEFETFPTLLKVEGNELSTTCEYCRNDAIYMVGNK
- the rlmH gene encoding 23S rRNA (pseudouridine(1915)-N(3))-methyltransferase RlmH; translated protein: MNISLLTIGKLKEKYLKQGIDEYLKRLTAYAKVEVVELPDEKAPEQLSEIEMEQVKNKEGERLLAKISPDTYVIALAIEGKQRSSEELAEMIDKLATYGKSKIAFVIGGSLGLSKDVLNRADEKLSFSKMTFPHQLMRLILLEQVYRAYRINRNEPYHK